One Gimesia aquarii DNA segment encodes these proteins:
- the flhB gene encoding flagellar biosynthesis protein FlhB, which translates to MAENDSGEKTELPTDHRRNEAREKGNIAKSTDLNAAGMMLAAAAVLYFFAITMNSNMKDLMEVTLTAPMWLQMEPAMLIERCEAVIKLFLGGTIGAMLTLFISAICLNIVQVGFMVSPDVLQIKWERLNPIEGAKRILSIRGLVKLGISLGKIFLLVLIAIWFSYIMFPNFLALMGAAPETIMHDIFIASVELGVLLALALIILGGLDFAFQKWKHEKDLMMSKQELREEMKSMEGDPLIRQRRKEAHRKLAMSQELSKVESADVVITNPTHISVAIKYDPESMPAPVVVAKGAGEIAFQIRKIANEHGIPIIERKALARQMYRDIKPGQEIPFELYEVFVEIMAYVYNLTGKTMPGEK; encoded by the coding sequence ATGGCAGAGAATGATTCAGGAGAAAAAACCGAGCTGCCCACAGATCACCGGCGCAATGAAGCCCGTGAGAAGGGGAACATTGCGAAAAGCACCGACTTGAATGCGGCTGGCATGATGTTGGCCGCTGCCGCTGTTCTCTATTTTTTTGCCATCACTATGAACAGCAATATGAAAGACCTGATGGAGGTTACATTGACTGCTCCAATGTGGCTGCAAATGGAGCCCGCAATGTTAATAGAACGCTGCGAAGCGGTGATCAAATTGTTTTTAGGTGGGACAATAGGAGCTATGTTGACGCTCTTTATCTCTGCCATCTGCTTGAATATTGTTCAAGTCGGTTTTATGGTTTCCCCCGATGTGTTGCAAATCAAATGGGAGCGGCTCAATCCCATTGAGGGGGCCAAACGCATTCTTTCCATTCGTGGATTGGTCAAACTCGGCATCAGTCTTGGTAAGATTTTTTTGCTGGTTTTGATTGCAATCTGGTTTAGTTATATCATGTTTCCTAACTTTCTGGCTTTAATGGGAGCCGCTCCGGAAACCATCATGCATGATATTTTTATTGCATCGGTTGAGTTGGGGGTACTGCTCGCTTTAGCCTTAATCATTTTAGGGGGACTGGATTTCGCATTTCAGAAATGGAAGCATGAAAAAGACCTGATGATGAGCAAGCAGGAACTCCGCGAAGAGATGAAATCCATGGAAGGTGATCCCCTAATTCGTCAACGACGTAAAGAGGCACATCGGAAGCTGGCGATGTCTCAAGAGCTTTCCAAAGTAGAAAGCGCAGATGTGGTCATCACTAATCCAACACATATTTCAGTTGCGATCAAGTACGATCCTGAATCAATGCCTGCACCGGTTGTGGTTGCCAAAGGGGCCGGTGAAATCGCATTTCAGATTCGAAAAATTGCAAATGAGCATGGAATTCCAATTATCGAACGCAAAGCACTGGCACGGCAGATGTATCGTGATATTAAACCCGGTCAGGAAATTCCCTTTGAGTTATATGAAGTGTTTGTCGAGATCATGGCCTATGTTTACAATCTGACCGGTAAAACGATGCCTGGGGAAAAATAG
- a CDS encoding flagellar biosynthetic protein FliR encodes MSALLDQYLMNPLLQVAPAQVLQWAMLQFYAFTLVMVRISGLMIIGPVFGQPIFPTNIRILLILSLSILITPTLHDQVAVGFYELDADQNQRLSKDEVPEHLQDRFDNLIINAGRQGIQELTVDDYKFVVNMPASLLDYIWSILGELTLGFALGLGVYIILLSLQMAGQMADQQAGMALGEVFNPGFDMNASLSGQFLYFVGISIFLVMEPINGHLLMLSTLIDTFQIFPVGEGIVSTNTLDMLQNIMHQSLVLSVKVAAPLLAISALVSLAMGYLGHTVPQINVLVIGFPIRVVVSVAVLVFTLTGVADIVIESVPMAIDQLSRSTVM; translated from the coding sequence GTGAGTGCACTTCTCGATCAATACTTGATGAATCCTCTACTGCAAGTGGCTCCAGCCCAGGTTTTGCAGTGGGCCATGTTACAGTTTTATGCTTTTACTTTGGTGATGGTTCGCATTAGTGGTTTGATGATTATCGGCCCCGTTTTCGGTCAGCCGATCTTTCCCACGAACATACGCATATTATTGATTCTCAGTCTTTCGATTCTCATCACACCAACATTGCATGATCAGGTGGCTGTTGGTTTTTATGAGCTCGATGCAGATCAGAATCAGCGGCTGAGTAAAGATGAAGTTCCAGAACATCTACAAGATCGCTTTGATAATTTGATTATCAATGCCGGACGCCAGGGGATACAGGAATTAACTGTCGATGACTATAAATTTGTGGTTAACATGCCAGCTTCATTGTTGGATTATATCTGGTCGATTTTAGGAGAATTGACGCTAGGTTTTGCACTGGGCTTGGGCGTTTACATAATATTGTTAAGTCTGCAAATGGCGGGACAGATGGCTGATCAACAAGCGGGGATGGCTTTAGGAGAAGTATTCAATCCCGGATTTGATATGAACGCCTCACTCAGCGGTCAGTTTCTTTATTTTGTGGGGATTTCGATATTCTTAGTCATGGAGCCGATTAACGGTCATCTATTAATGCTTTCGACTTTGATTGACACGTTTCAAATATTTCCGGTGGGTGAGGGAATCGTATCTACCAATACGCTAGATATGCTTCAGAACATCATGCATCAATCATTAGTGTTGTCGGTGAAAGTTGCTGCACCTCTATTGGCAATTAGTGCTCTAGTTTCCTTGGCTATGGGCTACCTGGGGCACACAGTTCCACAAATCAATGTATTGGTAATTGGTTTTCCGATTCGTGTGGTAGTGAGTGTGGCAGTCCTCGTATTTACTTTAACGGGAGTCGCAGACATCGTGATCGAATCTGTTCCGATGGCGATAGATCAATTAAGTCGTAGCACGGTTATGTAA
- the fliQ gene encoding flagellar biosynthesis protein FliQ translates to MDTSTVLDLGREGLLIMLEVSGPVMLTAVVVGLVISIGQAVTQIQDQTISFVPKIVMMVLAILYTLPWVTALMVEYSTNLIRDIPSRL, encoded by the coding sequence ATGGACACTTCAACGGTATTGGATTTGGGACGTGAAGGATTGCTGATTATGCTGGAAGTCAGTGGTCCGGTGATGTTGACGGCCGTCGTTGTGGGATTAGTCATCAGCATCGGACAGGCAGTCACTCAGATTCAAGATCAAACAATTAGTTTTGTTCCTAAAATTGTGATGATGGTACTGGCGATTCTTTATACATTGCCATGGGTTACTGCATTAATGGTGGAATACAGCACAAATCTGATAAGAGATATTCCATCTCGCCTCTGA
- the fliP gene encoding flagellar type III secretion system pore protein FliP (The bacterial flagellar biogenesis protein FliP forms a type III secretion system (T3SS)-type pore required for flagellar assembly.): MLRRWLQQIRTIAFTAPFCRAAICVVVVLLTLVAESVQAQSTAVNQALSNQGAANQNSQVAQGPSALAEQSTGNNPSGVPEIFNVEEMTSPQGLNSTLKVFLLLTVLSLAPSILIMTTSFIRFVIVFGLLRQALGTQQLPPNQVLTSLSLFLTIMVMAPIWEKAYEEGIVPYTNQTQQKPVSLEDAFQKTVAPLRKFMSDQIELTGNSDTVWMFLEYQQPIPGTPGAEKYQPPKDYDEVPLTVLLPAYMMSEVKTAFLIGFQLYLPFIVIDMVISSILISMGMMMLPPVLISLPFKILLFVLIDGWLLTVGMLLESVRIVG, from the coding sequence ATGCTTAGAAGGTGGCTTCAGCAAATAAGGACCATTGCTTTTACTGCTCCTTTTTGTCGAGCGGCAATTTGTGTTGTGGTAGTTTTGCTGACACTGGTTGCAGAATCAGTGCAAGCTCAGTCAACAGCCGTTAATCAGGCACTCTCAAATCAAGGAGCCGCCAATCAGAATTCACAAGTAGCACAGGGGCCATCTGCATTAGCAGAACAGTCCACAGGAAACAATCCATCCGGCGTTCCTGAGATCTTTAATGTCGAAGAGATGACATCTCCTCAGGGGCTAAATTCGACTCTGAAAGTATTTTTATTATTGACGGTTCTGAGTTTGGCGCCCTCCATTCTCATCATGACAACGAGTTTTATTCGATTCGTCATTGTATTCGGGCTATTACGGCAAGCATTGGGCACGCAGCAGTTACCGCCAAATCAGGTGCTCACATCCCTTAGCCTGTTTTTGACAATTATGGTGATGGCGCCCATTTGGGAAAAAGCATATGAAGAAGGAATTGTCCCGTATACGAATCAAACTCAACAAAAGCCAGTTTCTCTGGAAGATGCGTTTCAAAAAACCGTTGCACCTCTGCGGAAATTTATGAGCGATCAAATTGAGTTGACTGGAAACAGTGATACGGTTTGGATGTTTTTGGAGTATCAACAGCCGATTCCCGGAACTCCGGGGGCGGAAAAATATCAACCGCCCAAAGACTATGATGAAGTGCCGCTGACAGTTTTATTACCAGCCTATATGATGAGCGAAGTAAAGACAGCTTTCCTAATTGGTTTTCAATTGTACCTGCCTTTTATTGTGATTGATATGGTCATCAGTTCTATCCTGATCAGTATGGGGATGATGATGCTTCCTCCAGTATTGATTTCGCTGCCTTTTAAAATCCTCTTGTTTGTTTTAATCGATGGTTGGCTGCTCACCGTAGGAATGTTACTGGAAAGCGTCAGGATCGTTGGTTGA
- a CDS encoding FliO/MopB family protein, protein MIRLFYLFGLIVVCSVHCVSNAMSGEVSTSARNNGFRQPRANLNNTTAYKPRSRPVVEQRIQGRGELQSTSSQSIQPVASRSSRMTDIKADSTRVNNNISRSNPITPVDRQTQDTNGQVRDGLQKRSPSLWGTLGALFVVISIILICAKIFKKHSPLASKNLPREVMEVLGKRPLDARQTIHFVRCGSRILILGSSPAGLEMLSEVLDPVEVDLITGMCREREQAERSNSTFLKLFQSTQNKPDRAVDRLKQKVSTEPEQSSRSPEHGDYDVAVSRLQQKLLHTSRQSLNESSESGHA, encoded by the coding sequence ATGATTCGACTTTTCTACTTATTTGGACTGATAGTAGTCTGTAGTGTGCATTGTGTTTCGAATGCAATGTCAGGAGAAGTGAGTACGTCTGCGCGAAATAATGGCTTTCGTCAGCCACGAGCAAATTTAAATAACACGACTGCTTATAAACCTCGGTCACGGCCTGTTGTCGAACAAAGAATCCAGGGAAGGGGAGAGCTTCAATCTACTTCCAGCCAGTCTATTCAGCCGGTGGCCTCGCGATCATCACGGATGACAGATATCAAAGCTGATTCTACAAGAGTCAACAATAACATATCACGTTCCAATCCGATTACGCCTGTAGATCGACAAACTCAGGACACAAATGGTCAAGTTAGGGATGGCTTACAAAAACGATCTCCCTCCCTTTGGGGAACATTAGGTGCGTTATTTGTCGTAATTTCAATTATTCTGATCTGTGCAAAAATTTTTAAGAAACATTCTCCCCTGGCATCTAAAAACTTACCTCGCGAAGTGATGGAAGTTCTAGGAAAAAGGCCATTGGATGCACGTCAGACGATTCATTTTGTACGTTGCGGTTCCCGAATTTTGATTTTAGGATCTTCGCCCGCCGGTCTCGAAATGCTCAGTGAAGTTTTAGATCCAGTCGAAGTCGATCTCATAACCGGTATGTGTCGGGAACGTGAACAGGCTGAACGCTCAAATTCCACATTTTTAAAACTATTTCAGTCGACTCAAAACAAGCCGGATCGAGCTGTGGACCGTTTAAAACAGAAGGTAAGTACCGAACCCGAACAATCTTCCAGATCACCAGAGCATGGTGATTACGATGTCGCTGTTTCTCGACTGCAACAGAAGTTGCTACATACCTCTCGACAATCTCTGAATGAGAGTTCGGAGTCCGGGCATGCTTAG
- the fliN gene encoding flagellar motor switch protein FliN, protein MAEENDDLLDPSEIEKLLNAKEEGTTSDDAAAETPKEEPESATSDLLDPSDIEKLLQGAASEDGGSEAKANEAESTESQVVNNDDIGSLFDEHASPPADQSGMPISSHEETEALLNQAEANLAAAISPNLGPGSGIPADLGGTKEFEFPNFESMASSPEEAMALSSLQNVELDLCIELGRTELLIEEVLKMKEGVVVPLDKLAGDPVDILVNGRIIARGEVLVLNDNFCVRVAEIISPEL, encoded by the coding sequence GTGGCTGAAGAGAATGATGATCTTTTAGATCCCTCTGAAATCGAAAAACTGTTAAATGCGAAGGAGGAAGGTACGACTTCGGATGATGCCGCGGCAGAGACTCCTAAAGAAGAACCTGAGAGTGCAACGAGTGATCTTCTTGATCCTTCTGATATCGAAAAATTGCTCCAAGGAGCCGCATCAGAGGATGGTGGCTCTGAGGCAAAGGCTAATGAGGCTGAATCAACAGAAAGTCAAGTTGTTAATAATGATGATATTGGATCACTTTTTGATGAGCACGCATCTCCACCTGCTGATCAATCAGGCATGCCAATTTCTTCGCACGAAGAAACCGAAGCATTATTGAATCAGGCAGAAGCAAATCTGGCAGCAGCGATATCTCCAAATTTGGGACCCGGAAGTGGAATCCCCGCGGATCTGGGAGGGACCAAGGAATTTGAATTTCCAAACTTTGAGTCGATGGCTAGTAGTCCTGAAGAGGCAATGGCGCTATCTTCATTGCAAAATGTTGAGCTGGACCTGTGCATTGAGCTAGGCAGAACAGAGCTATTAATCGAAGAAGTATTAAAAATGAAAGAAGGGGTTGTTGTCCCATTAGATAAATTGGCTGGTGATCCCGTGGATATTTTGGTTAATGGCCGAATTATCGCCCGGGGTGAAGTTTTGGTTCTAAATGATAATTTCTGTGTGCGAGTTGCCGAGATTATTTCACCGGAATTGTAA
- a CDS encoding flagellar basal body-associated FliL family protein translates to MATDTETEDPGVDSEADASTEETVVSGNNSKAKLLKVGGLLLLVITLQIGLSYWLLAPEQPSELPDEPLAEEQTDTAEVPIDNFSVTNNIAEPGATIHVTFNLVALVGEGAASDFGGMVKEKSKARVKQAVIQVVRKSSLSDLNDPQLGTMKRMMKEAINKVLKKSYVTEIVISEYRTMTQ, encoded by the coding sequence GTGGCAACAGACACCGAAACAGAAGATCCTGGTGTCGATTCGGAAGCAGATGCGTCCACCGAAGAGACGGTTGTCTCAGGTAATAACTCAAAAGCAAAGTTGTTGAAGGTGGGCGGGCTACTGCTGCTTGTAATTACTCTCCAGATCGGTCTTTCCTATTGGCTGCTGGCACCAGAACAACCCAGTGAGCTTCCAGATGAACCGCTTGCTGAAGAACAGACCGATACAGCAGAAGTCCCCATTGATAATTTCAGTGTGACGAACAACATCGCTGAACCAGGGGCAACAATTCATGTTACATTTAACCTTGTGGCTCTGGTTGGTGAGGGAGCAGCATCAGACTTTGGTGGCATGGTCAAAGAAAAGAGTAAAGCACGTGTCAAACAAGCTGTCATTCAAGTGGTTCGAAAATCGAGTTTATCGGATCTTAATGATCCTCAACTGGGTACGATGAAGCGCATGATGAAAGAGGCGATTAATAAAGTTCTCAAGAAAAGTTATGTTACTGAAATCGTAATCAGTGAATACCGCACAATGACACAATAA
- a CDS encoding flagellar motor protein MotB has translation MAMPEDDGPPGVPEWVVTYGDMMSLLLTFFIMLVSMSEIRTDEGSVRAMLDSLRERFGSDPGTAAVPGKNLEPTSNQKKPASKGSSSDGGTKAGKEKSAGGGGPNKTVERINSGTEVTLGGGASFGRFSAELNPEIKRKLDIIAEILAPRPNRLVVRGHASPEPLPKDSKFRDSQELSFYRAKNVAEYLESKGIAPERLIVSSSGDAEPQTITRNPEEQYLNRRVDVFLIDEYTVSPKTGNR, from the coding sequence ATGGCGATGCCGGAAGATGATGGACCTCCAGGCGTTCCAGAATGGGTAGTCACCTATGGTGATATGATGTCTCTCTTGTTGACATTTTTCATCATGTTGGTTTCGATGAGTGAAATTCGTACCGATGAAGGAAGCGTGCGCGCCATGCTGGATTCTTTGCGGGAGCGCTTTGGTTCAGATCCCGGTACTGCTGCTGTACCAGGGAAAAATTTGGAACCTACCAGCAATCAGAAAAAGCCGGCTTCTAAGGGATCAAGTTCTGATGGGGGGACTAAAGCCGGCAAAGAAAAATCTGCTGGTGGTGGCGGGCCTAACAAAACAGTAGAGCGCATCAACAGCGGAACGGAAGTAACGTTGGGAGGCGGTGCTAGTTTTGGGAGGTTTTCTGCTGAATTAAACCCTGAAATTAAGCGCAAGCTGGATATCATTGCAGAGATTCTCGCACCCAGGCCAAATCGTCTTGTTGTCCGTGGGCATGCTTCTCCTGAACCTCTCCCAAAGGACTCAAAATTCCGAGATTCTCAGGAGCTATCGTTTTATCGAGCAAAAAATGTTGCTGAGTACCTGGAATCTAAGGGAATTGCTCCTGAAAGACTAATCGTCAGTTCATCAGGTGATGCAGAGCCACAGACCATCACACGAAATCCAGAAGAACAATACTTGAATCGTCGGGTTGACGTATTTTTGATTGATGAGTATACAGTCTCTCCAAAGACAGGCAATCGTTAA
- a CDS encoding motility protein A, translating into MDKATAGGLVAGIALLLLAIAIAPGSSFAAFIDIPSAAVVVGGAIAASFIAFPGAAMLIFPKVVKKIFFPNQQALGPVILQIVEFAEIARRDGILALEAKTEEIQDPFILLGVQMAVDGTDVELMEQILRTEMEAVAGRHKNGKSLMDTVGRYAPAFGMIGTLMGLIIMLGNMDDPEAIGPGMAVALITTLYGAVVSNLFFLPFADKLAYYSKQEFQVREVIIKGLIAIQEGDNPRVIEQKLNTFLPIDQRVGKDSQAAA; encoded by the coding sequence ATGGATAAGGCAACTGCTGGTGGACTTGTGGCAGGAATTGCATTGCTCTTACTGGCAATTGCAATTGCACCTGGTTCAAGCTTTGCAGCCTTTATTGATATTCCCTCTGCTGCTGTTGTCGTCGGGGGGGCTATTGCCGCCTCGTTTATTGCGTTTCCCGGCGCGGCGATGCTTATTTTTCCAAAAGTTGTCAAGAAAATATTTTTCCCTAATCAACAAGCTTTGGGGCCTGTCATTCTGCAAATCGTGGAATTTGCTGAAATTGCGCGTCGTGATGGTATATTAGCTTTGGAAGCCAAAACAGAAGAGATTCAGGATCCCTTTATTTTGTTGGGAGTCCAGATGGCCGTCGATGGTACTGATGTGGAATTGATGGAGCAAATTCTAAGAACGGAGATGGAGGCTGTTGCGGGCAGACATAAAAATGGAAAATCTCTGATGGATACCGTGGGCCGTTATGCACCAGCCTTTGGAATGATTGGTACATTAATGGGTTTGATCATCATGTTGGGGAATATGGACGATCCTGAAGCCATTGGCCCAGGTATGGCCGTAGCGTTAATTACGACGCTATATGGTGCTGTTGTTTCCAATCTGTTTTTTCTGCCCTTTGCTGACAAGCTGGCTTATTATAGTAAGCAGGAATTTCAGGTGAGGGAAGTGATCATAAAAGGCCTGATCGCCATTCAGGAAGGAGATAATCCTCGAGTGATCGAGCAGAAATTGAATACGTTCCTTCCTATCGATCAACGAGTTGGTAAAGATAGCCAGGCTGCAGCGTGA
- a CDS encoding flagellar FlbD family protein, with protein sequence MIKLTKLNGEELVINANLIQYVESRPDTFITLTSDDRLIVKESVEEVVKRSIAYSRAIRLVPGL encoded by the coding sequence ATGATCAAATTGACCAAGCTAAATGGTGAGGAATTAGTGATCAATGCAAACTTGATCCAGTATGTCGAAAGCAGGCCAGACACTTTTATTACTCTGACATCGGATGATCGGTTGATAGTAAAAGAAAGTGTCGAAGAAGTAGTCAAACGCTCGATTGCCTATTCGAGAGCAATTCGCCTTGTACCTGGCCTTTGA
- a CDS encoding flagellar hook-basal body complex protein: MGLTSALNTSLGGLSLNETSIDVLGNNIANAGTNGFKASNVLFTTQLSRTLSVGSRPTSTNGGTNPRQIGLGALSASIRKDFTQGSVTNSTSPSDLAIQGDGFFILEGSDGQAYSRNGNFELNSSSLLTNQSGFRVQGYGVDEDFNLVTTTLTDIEVPLGDLNVAQATRNVEIGGALLPTGTIGTLGSVLATGALTDAGNANAAITGATLLTDVEASIGTPLFTLGETLEFTPSKGGRALDPLTLVVGAGTTAADFATFLDSTLGIQSGGAIPNDGGTGGQPGVTITGGGAFQIVGNAGDVNDITVTIGNLTSNGATVALPFTKSQTANGESAITDFVIFDSLGEPVTMKMTSVLESRTSNNTVFRYFLESADDNDGDIAVSNGTITFDSKGNVTNYSPTTFGVSRVSSAADEMDVNIDLSNISGISSQSAGSTLKLDLQDGSDPGTLSSFVIDETGIINGVFDNGIIRTLGQVTLARFANPQGLLESGNSTFQEGVSSGPPFLVTPGNFGAGTIRAGSIELSNTDVGRNLVDLIVASTNYRGNARVISSVQQLVDELLVLGR, translated from the coding sequence ATGGGATTGACATCTGCATTAAATACATCGCTCGGTGGTTTGTCTCTTAATGAAACAAGCATCGATGTGTTAGGAAACAATATTGCTAATGCCGGAACAAACGGCTTCAAAGCATCTAATGTGCTCTTTACCACTCAATTGTCGCGAACTTTGAGCGTGGGATCACGTCCCACAAGTACAAATGGTGGTACGAACCCTCGTCAGATTGGATTGGGGGCTTTAAGTGCTTCGATTCGAAAGGACTTCACTCAGGGAAGTGTGACCAATAGTACCAGTCCTTCAGACTTAGCTATTCAAGGTGATGGTTTCTTCATTCTGGAAGGTTCCGATGGTCAGGCTTATTCACGAAATGGTAACTTTGAATTGAACAGTTCGAGTTTGCTGACGAATCAGAGTGGTTTCCGGGTTCAGGGATACGGTGTTGATGAAGATTTCAATCTGGTGACTACCACTCTTACAGATATTGAAGTGCCTCTCGGAGATTTAAACGTTGCTCAGGCCACCAGAAATGTAGAGATCGGTGGCGCTCTCTTACCTACAGGAACCATCGGAACACTGGGGTCAGTATTAGCGACCGGAGCCCTCACAGATGCCGGTAATGCGAATGCTGCCATTACGGGGGCTACATTATTGACGGACGTAGAGGCCAGTATCGGAACTCCCTTGTTTACACTAGGTGAGACACTCGAATTTACGCCCAGCAAAGGGGGAAGAGCCCTTGATCCGTTAACATTGGTGGTGGGGGCAGGTACAACTGCCGCAGATTTTGCTACCTTTTTAGATTCAACATTAGGTATTCAAAGTGGAGGTGCCATTCCCAATGATGGTGGTACTGGAGGTCAACCAGGAGTGACCATCACGGGGGGAGGCGCGTTTCAGATTGTCGGTAACGCCGGAGATGTAAATGACATTACAGTGACCATCGGTAATTTAACTTCGAATGGTGCCACTGTCGCTTTACCATTTACGAAATCTCAGACTGCCAATGGTGAAAGTGCCATTACTGACTTTGTAATTTTTGACTCTCTAGGCGAGCCGGTTACCATGAAAATGACGAGTGTTCTGGAATCTCGTACGTCTAATAATACGGTCTTTCGTTATTTCCTCGAAAGTGCTGATGATAATGATGGTGATATCGCGGTTTCTAATGGAACGATTACCTTTGATAGTAAAGGAAATGTGACCAACTATTCGCCAACCACATTCGGAGTGAGTCGAGTCTCATCAGCGGCAGATGAAATGGATGTGAATATTGATCTGTCTAACATTTCTGGTATTTCCTCTCAGTCTGCTGGTAGTACTTTAAAGTTAGACTTGCAAGATGGTTCAGATCCGGGAACACTCTCCAGTTTTGTGATTGATGAAACCGGAATCATTAATGGTGTCTTTGATAACGGCATCATTCGTACTTTAGGGCAAGTAACATTAGCACGTTTTGCGAATCCGCAAGGCTTATTGGAATCAGGAAACTCAACATTCCAAGAAGGGGTCAGTTCTGGTCCTCCGTTCCTGGTGACTCCTGGTAACTTTGGTGCAGGTACCATTCGTGCTGGTTCCATTGAATTGTCTAATACAGACGTCGGACGGAACCTGGTAGACCTGATTGTGGCTTCGACTAACTATCGAGGAAATGCCAGAGTGATCAGTTCGGTGCAACAATTGGTAGACGAGCTTCTGGTTCTGGGACGATAG
- a CDS encoding flagellar hook assembly protein FlgD — protein MAVDGVGGTNSATTVNVVDKEDTGFSGLTAEDFLKLLITELQNQDPTEPLGNEQLLAQLSSMRELQSNVELSDTLTEITLGQSLTQAAGLIGKEIEGQADDQPAIAGIVDRAFVRDGKAYVAVGDTELPVSAITSVQEPASAA, from the coding sequence ATGGCTGTGGATGGAGTCGGTGGTACAAATAGTGCAACAACAGTCAACGTTGTTGATAAAGAGGATACCGGATTTAGTGGTCTTACAGCGGAAGATTTCTTGAAGCTATTAATCACTGAGTTGCAAAACCAGGATCCGACCGAACCTTTAGGCAATGAACAGTTATTGGCTCAGCTCTCCAGTATGCGAGAATTACAGTCCAATGTCGAATTGTCAGATACTCTTACGGAAATCACACTCGGGCAAAGTCTCACCCAGGCGGCTGGTCTCATTGGTAAAGAAATAGAGGGACAGGCAGATGATCAGCCTGCTATAGCTGGAATTGTTGACCGTGCTTTCGTGCGAGATGGTAAAGCCTATGTAGCAGTAGGGGATACTGAACTTCCCGTCTCCGCAATTACGAGTGTTCAAGAGCCTGCAAGTGCGGCTTGA